One window of Paroedura picta isolate Pp20150507F chromosome 2, Ppicta_v3.0, whole genome shotgun sequence genomic DNA carries:
- the LOC143829062 gene encoding ATP synthase F(0) complex subunit C3, mitochondrial-like has protein sequence MFACVKLAAGSPALIHAGSRILYRPISASVLSRPESRTGEVNTTFLPGPQDTGSQLALRKFQTSAVSRDIDTAAKFIGAGAATVGVAGSGAGIGTVFGSLIIGYARNPSLKQQLFSYAILGFALSEAMGLFCLMVAFLILFAM, from the coding sequence ATGTTCGCCTGTGTCAAGCTCGCGGCCGGCTCGCCTGCATTGATTCATGCGGGGTCAAGAATCCTGTACAGACCAATTTCTGCCTCGGTGCTGTCTAGGCCGGAAAGCAGGACTGGCGAGGTCAACACGACTTTCCTTCCTGGACCTCAGGATACCGGCAGCCAATTAGCACTACGGAAGTTTCAAACCAGTGCAGTCAGCAGGGACATAGATACGGCTGCCAAATTTATTGGTGCTGGTGCTGCCACAGTAGGAGTGGCGGGTTCTGGTGCTGGTATTGGAACAGTCTTTGGGAGTCTAATCATAGGTTATGCCAGAAATCCTTCCCTGAAGCAGCAGTTATTCTCGTACGCGATTTTGGGATTTGCCCTGTCTGAAGCTATGGGTCTCTTCTGTCTGATGGTGGCTTTCCTGATCCTGTTCGCCATGTGA